A part of Polynucleobacter sp. MG-Unter2-18 genomic DNA contains:
- a CDS encoding B12-binding domain-containing protein has product MNLSRLVSIAKSKKRSSQDDSKLNQNSPSNEPNSIWEDCLVANAPSKATFEKNDTPHPLEKACTEEEYLESLVKTIENNILPLIVEKHLETSISSVLKAPPADLITQQSITELTQLVLQEDARTSVKYVKDIHASGVSLENIYLLLLTPVARKLGEMWEDDQSSFTDVTIALWRIKQLMYDLSPIFQQYAEQNKTGSSIMLVPLPGSQHNLGLFMVSEFFAKAGWRIWGELAATQEDIVSMAQTEWFDVIGLSASLREQFPQLKDLIQEIKLKSKNPRVGVIVGSPVFNQHPELVDELGADMVGFDAADALEKATYYVERLR; this is encoded by the coding sequence ATGAATTTATCCAGACTAGTGAGCATCGCTAAATCTAAAAAGAGATCTAGCCAAGACGACTCCAAACTTAATCAGAATTCCCCCTCAAATGAGCCCAATAGCATCTGGGAGGACTGCCTGGTTGCAAATGCACCCTCTAAGGCTACATTTGAAAAAAACGATACCCCGCATCCATTAGAAAAAGCTTGCACGGAAGAAGAGTATCTTGAGTCGCTAGTCAAGACGATTGAAAATAATATATTGCCCTTGATCGTTGAGAAGCATCTAGAGACATCGATTTCCTCAGTTTTAAAAGCGCCTCCAGCCGACCTGATTACCCAACAATCGATTACCGAGTTAACGCAATTAGTATTGCAAGAGGATGCGAGAACCTCTGTTAAGTACGTCAAAGATATTCATGCTTCAGGCGTTAGTCTCGAAAATATTTATTTACTCTTATTAACTCCAGTTGCGAGAAAGCTGGGTGAAATGTGGGAGGATGATCAGTCTAGCTTCACCGACGTCACGATTGCACTTTGGCGTATCAAGCAGTTGATGTATGACTTAAGTCCCATCTTCCAGCAATATGCAGAGCAAAATAAAACTGGTTCGAGCATCATGCTTGTTCCCTTGCCGGGCTCGCAACATAACTTAGGGCTATTTATGGTTTCTGAGTTTTTTGCTAAAGCGGGCTGGAGAATCTGGGGTGAGTTGGCTGCTACACAAGAGGATATTGTTTCCATGGCACAGACAGAGTGGTTTGATGTCATTGGCCTATCGGCAAGTTTACGTGAACAGTTCCCGCAATTAAAAGACCTGATTCAAGAAATCAAGCTTAAATCCAAAAATCCGCGTGTTGGTGTGATTGTTGGCAGCCCTGTTTTCAATCAACACCCTGAGTTAGTAGATGAATTGGGTGCCGACATGGTTGGATTTGATGCAGCGGATGCCTTGGAAAAGGCAACTTATTATGTTGAGCGATTGCGCTAG
- the hemA gene encoding glutamyl-tRNA reductase codes for MKLLNLGVNHHTAPIDIRESVAVAPEILQDSLIDLRKYLQGKNSNSSPEVAILSTCNRMEIYCAANDIEYADNDFEKRAFDWLAAQNNVQGNALRPYIYSATSADAVKHAFRVGSGLDSMVLGETQILGQMKKAIDCANQVGTVGAYLKPLFDKTFSVAKVVRGSTQIGAHSVSMAGASIKLVQRIFGDINGCNVLFIGAGEMIGLCASHFAGKKPKKIAISNRTVDRGSELIKAFADQNLVTEAFPLHELAQHLHEYDVVVSCTASSLPIIGLGMVKTALKARQFRPMVLIDLAVPRDFESEIKSVKDAYLYSIDDLGEIVSAGKANRTESVHEAEKIIEKGVIEFYQALEKRAVVPIIKSIQDVGERYQKIELEKAGRRIAKGEDPMIVLSQMASALANKFMHAPICALQNSSHENLEDFKKIISTIYTSK; via the coding sequence TTGCGTAAGTACTTGCAGGGGAAAAATTCAAACAGCAGCCCTGAAGTGGCAATTCTATCGACCTGCAATCGTATGGAAATTTACTGTGCTGCAAATGACATTGAGTACGCAGATAACGACTTTGAAAAAAGAGCTTTTGATTGGTTAGCAGCGCAAAATAATGTTCAGGGTAATGCGCTGCGTCCCTACATTTACTCTGCAACATCAGCAGATGCTGTTAAGCATGCCTTTAGGGTGGGTAGTGGCCTAGATTCTATGGTGCTCGGAGAGACCCAAATTCTCGGACAAATGAAGAAGGCAATTGATTGCGCTAATCAAGTAGGGACTGTCGGCGCATATTTAAAGCCATTGTTTGATAAAACTTTCTCAGTTGCCAAGGTGGTTCGTGGCAGCACTCAAATTGGCGCTCATTCGGTATCGATGGCGGGCGCCTCAATCAAATTAGTTCAGCGTATTTTTGGTGACATCAATGGATGTAATGTGCTGTTTATCGGCGCAGGAGAAATGATCGGCCTATGTGCAAGTCATTTTGCTGGGAAGAAGCCAAAAAAGATTGCGATCTCTAATCGCACGGTGGATAGGGGTAGTGAATTAATCAAAGCCTTCGCCGATCAAAATTTAGTCACTGAAGCATTCCCATTACACGAGTTAGCCCAGCACCTACATGAATACGATGTAGTGGTATCTTGCACAGCAAGTTCATTGCCCATTATCGGCCTAGGCATGGTTAAAACAGCCTTGAAAGCAAGGCAGTTTCGACCCATGGTTTTAATTGATTTAGCCGTTCCAAGAGACTTTGAATCTGAGATTAAGAGTGTCAAAGATGCCTATTTATATTCTATCGATGACCTGGGTGAGATTGTGAGCGCGGGCAAAGCCAATCGCACAGAGTCTGTCCATGAAGCAGAAAAGATTATTGAAAAAGGGGTGATCGAGTTTTATCAAGCCTTAGAAAAAAGAGCAGTAGTGCCCATCATTAAATCGATTCAGGATGTGGGTGAGCGGTATCAAAAAATTGAACTGGAAAAAGCAGGTAGAAGAATTGCCAAAGGAGAGGATCCCATGATTGTTCTTTCTCAAATGGCTAGTGCACTAGCCAATAAATTTATGCATGCCCCAATTTGTGCGCTTCAGAACTCTAGCCATGAAAATCTGGAAGATTTTAAGAAGATCATTTCGACAATTTATACATCTAAGTAA
- a CDS encoding winged helix-turn-helix domain-containing protein has product MTIMKFCSVFEALGCEIRLQVFDFIMQAGEDGVAPKEIVEQFGVDSGTLQFHLKKLINVNLVSKKNTRRNRRYYCASNIPAVFQQLVLHSDAI; this is encoded by the coding sequence ATGACGATCATGAAATTTTGTTCAGTGTTTGAAGCCTTGGGTTGTGAAATCAGATTACAAGTTTTTGATTTCATCATGCAGGCAGGTGAGGACGGAGTTGCACCCAAAGAAATAGTCGAGCAGTTTGGGGTGGACTCAGGTACTTTGCAATTTCATTTGAAGAAACTGATCAACGTCAATCTCGTCAGTAAAAAAAATACCAGAAGAAATAGGCGTTACTACTGCGCCAGTAATATCCCAGCAGTTTTTCAGCAATTAGTCTTGCACAGTGATGCCATTTAA
- the hemE gene encoding uroporphyrinogen decarboxylase: MAAELENDLFLRACFSQKTERTPVWLMRQAGRYLPEYRQTRAKAGSFLDLAKSPEYATEVTLQPIDRYGLDAAILFSDILTVPDAMGLGLTFDSGEGPRFLHPLSSEEDVKKLPVADMEQLRYVFDAVASISKALTSNGKQQVPLIGFTGSPWTLACYMIEGGGSKDFAKTKKMLYDRKDLIQKILDINVQSITEYLTLQADSGAQALMIFDTWGGLLTPNDYLEHSLAPMSAIISSIKSNPKYKDLPIILFTKGGGLWLSDIAQSGANVIGLDWTIDLKHARQTINHVSNSPIAIQGNLDPSILLANPAEIDARVMQLFQGLSTADVAGGNPLDGHTFNLGHGISQFTPPENVAVLVDAVKRYSTSFRASTQ, from the coding sequence ATGGCGGCAGAATTAGAGAACGATCTTTTTTTAAGAGCTTGTTTTTCTCAAAAAACAGAAAGAACGCCTGTTTGGTTGATGCGGCAGGCTGGACGCTACCTTCCAGAGTATCGCCAAACCAGAGCTAAGGCTGGAAGTTTTCTCGATTTAGCCAAAAGCCCAGAGTACGCAACAGAAGTTACCCTGCAGCCTATAGATCGCTATGGCCTAGATGCCGCGATACTATTTTCAGATATATTGACTGTTCCAGACGCAATGGGATTGGGCCTCACTTTTGATAGCGGTGAGGGGCCGAGGTTTTTGCACCCATTAAGCTCCGAAGAAGATGTAAAAAAGCTTCCAGTAGCTGATATGGAGCAGCTCCGTTATGTTTTTGATGCCGTAGCATCCATCTCTAAGGCACTCACCTCCAATGGCAAACAGCAAGTTCCCTTAATTGGATTTACAGGAAGTCCCTGGACTTTAGCTTGCTACATGATTGAAGGCGGTGGATCAAAAGACTTTGCTAAGACAAAGAAGATGCTCTATGACCGCAAAGATCTCATCCAAAAAATATTGGATATCAACGTCCAATCCATCACTGAATACCTCACACTGCAAGCAGATTCTGGCGCTCAGGCCCTCATGATTTTTGATACTTGGGGTGGCCTATTGACCCCGAATGACTATCTTGAGCATTCACTAGCTCCCATGTCAGCAATTATCAGCAGTATTAAAAGCAATCCCAAATACAAAGATCTGCCTATCATTTTGTTTACCAAGGGAGGGGGTCTTTGGTTAAGCGATATTGCGCAATCAGGTGCCAATGTGATTGGTCTGGATTGGACTATTGACCTAAAACATGCGCGACAAACCATTAACCATGTATCCAATAGCCCAATTGCAATTCAGGGTAATTTAGACCCCTCGATTTTGTTAGCAAACCCTGCTGAAATAGATGCTCGTGTCATGCAATTGTTTCAAGGTTTATCAACGGCTGATGTTGCTGGTGGCAATCCACTCGATGGACATACTTTTAATCTGGGGCATGGAATTTCACAATTCACCCCTCCAGAGAATGTTGCTGTTTTAGTCGATGCCGTTAAGCGGTATTCAACAAGCTTTAGGGCAAGTACCCAATAA
- the dxs gene encoding 1-deoxy-D-xylulose-5-phosphate synthase, whose product MLKVTNLLETITNPADLRTYEPNQLPQIAQELRSFILNSVSSTGGHLSSNLGTVELAIALHYVFNTPHDRMIWDVGHQSYAHKVLTGRREGMSTLRQYGGISGFPKRSESEYDAFGTAHSSTSISAALGMAVAAKTKNEKRSVVAIIGDGAMSAGMAFEAMNNAGVNKKVPLIVILNDNEMSISPAVGALNRYLVKLISGSMYAATKRGIDKVLSVAPPIREFAKRLEGHAKGMVGPATIFEEFGFDYYGPIDGHDLDVLIPTLENIKHLAQTEGPQFLHIITKKGKGYGRAEEDPILYHGPGKFDASIGIQAGKASKKTFTQVFGEWLCDMGAADERLIAITPAMREGSGLNEFEARFPDRYYDVGIAEQHAVTFAAGIACEGLKPVVAIYSTFLQRGYDQLIHDVTLQNLPIVFAIDRAGIVGADGATHAGAFDVAFLRCLPNLVLMTPSNEQECRAMLSTAFKHDGPAAVRYPRGSGIGTPTEPSLDTLAIGKGRIVRTLNNGVLAKKKIAFICFGPILYSALDVAEEINATVVDMRFVKPLDEELLLTIAQSHDALVLIEDSAIQGGAGSACLEVLSNKNIQIETLQLGLPDEYVEHGDVNLLLDHYGLSAQKIKQSVISRFG is encoded by the coding sequence ATGTTAAAAGTCACCAATCTTCTCGAGACTATCACTAATCCTGCTGATTTGAGGACTTATGAGCCTAATCAGCTTCCTCAAATAGCTCAAGAATTACGCAGCTTTATTCTCAACTCAGTCTCTAGTACTGGGGGGCATTTATCCTCTAATCTGGGCACCGTAGAACTTGCTATTGCTCTGCATTACGTATTTAATACTCCTCATGATCGAATGATTTGGGATGTAGGTCATCAAAGTTATGCCCATAAGGTGCTGACGGGGCGACGTGAGGGAATGTCCACACTTCGCCAATATGGCGGTATTTCAGGATTTCCAAAGCGCAGTGAGAGTGAGTATGACGCTTTTGGTACTGCGCACTCTTCAACGAGTATCTCGGCTGCCTTAGGGATGGCAGTGGCAGCGAAGACTAAAAATGAAAAACGCAGCGTAGTGGCCATTATTGGTGATGGCGCTATGAGTGCTGGTATGGCATTCGAAGCCATGAACAATGCTGGCGTAAATAAAAAAGTACCTTTGATAGTAATACTCAATGACAACGAGATGTCGATTTCACCAGCAGTCGGTGCGCTCAATCGCTATTTAGTCAAACTCATATCGGGCTCGATGTATGCCGCGACCAAAAGAGGTATCGACAAGGTTTTATCGGTTGCTCCGCCGATACGCGAGTTCGCAAAAAGACTTGAGGGTCATGCAAAAGGAATGGTTGGCCCAGCTACAATTTTTGAAGAGTTTGGATTTGATTACTACGGGCCAATTGATGGGCATGACTTAGATGTATTAATTCCCACCTTAGAAAACATCAAACATCTTGCTCAAACTGAGGGCCCTCAGTTTCTTCACATCATTACCAAAAAAGGTAAAGGCTATGGTCGGGCGGAAGAGGATCCTATTCTTTATCATGGCCCAGGAAAATTTGATGCCAGCATCGGAATTCAAGCCGGTAAAGCCAGTAAGAAAACCTTCACTCAAGTATTTGGTGAATGGTTATGCGATATGGGGGCTGCGGATGAGCGGCTGATTGCGATTACGCCAGCCATGCGTGAGGGCTCTGGATTAAACGAATTTGAAGCTCGCTTTCCTGATCGCTACTATGACGTTGGGATTGCAGAGCAACATGCCGTTACCTTTGCTGCTGGAATTGCCTGTGAGGGCTTAAAGCCGGTAGTAGCGATTTACTCCACCTTTTTACAGCGCGGCTACGATCAGCTGATTCACGATGTCACCTTGCAGAATCTCCCGATTGTTTTCGCGATTGATCGTGCTGGTATCGTGGGTGCGGATGGTGCAACGCATGCTGGCGCATTTGATGTTGCTTTCTTACGGTGCCTGCCAAACTTAGTTCTGATGACGCCTTCGAATGAGCAAGAATGCCGTGCTATGTTGAGTACTGCTTTCAAACATGATGGCCCGGCAGCTGTACGATATCCACGTGGTTCTGGTATTGGTACTCCAACTGAGCCTTCATTAGATACTCTAGCAATTGGTAAGGGCCGCATAGTGCGCACTTTAAATAATGGAGTGCTAGCAAAGAAAAAAATTGCTTTTATCTGCTTTGGACCGATTTTATATTCTGCCTTAGATGTGGCTGAAGAAATCAATGCGACTGTAGTAGACATGCGCTTTGTTAAGCCGCTTGATGAAGAGCTACTTCTGACTATTGCCCAGTCTCACGACGCTCTGGTCTTGATTGAAGATAGCGCGATTCAGGGGGGTGCTGGAAGTGCTTGCCTTGAGGTGCTGTCAAATAAAAATATTCAAATAGAAACTCTTCAACTTGGATTGCCGGATGAGTATGTAGAGCATGGCGATGTCAATCTACTCTTAGATCATTACGGACTCTCTGCTCAGAAGATAAAGCAGAGCGTTATTTCACGATTTGGATAA
- a CDS encoding 23S rRNA (adenine(2030)-N(6))-methyltransferase RlmJ, with amino-acid sequence MFSYRHAFHAGSHADILKHLVMIHLVEYLQEKPGALTIVDTHAGAGIYSLTDGFATVSKEADQGIYRLAQFAENNAVSPGIANYLECIRYENAANEINVYPGSPFILARLLRAQDRLKLFELHPKEIDILRHNISQLKQSKQIDIYAEDSFARLKGLMPPPSRRGLVLIDPSYEDKQDYRYLDTAIEEALHRFATGCYAIWYPCLSRRESASLPDHMKKIAATHKRSWLQVELRVENAPKERRLQASGMFIINPPWTLEKQLSESLPILVKALGQDGGASFVLKSLEV; translated from the coding sequence ATGTTTAGTTATCGCCATGCTTTTCATGCGGGTAGTCATGCCGATATTCTGAAGCATCTGGTGATGATTCATCTGGTTGAATATCTACAAGAAAAGCCTGGGGCTTTGACGATTGTTGATACGCATGCTGGTGCTGGTATCTATAGTCTGACCGATGGCTTTGCCACTGTCAGCAAAGAAGCCGATCAAGGTATTTATCGCTTGGCTCAATTTGCAGAGAATAATGCCGTAAGTCCAGGTATCGCCAACTACCTTGAATGCATTCGTTACGAGAATGCTGCTAATGAGATTAACGTCTATCCTGGCTCTCCATTTATCCTGGCGCGTTTACTGAGGGCACAAGATCGTCTCAAGCTATTTGAGTTACATCCCAAAGAGATTGATATCCTGCGCCACAATATCAGCCAGCTTAAGCAATCAAAGCAAATCGATATTTATGCAGAAGATAGCTTTGCAAGACTGAAAGGTTTAATGCCACCACCCAGTAGGCGCGGTCTAGTATTGATTGACCCCTCTTATGAAGATAAGCAGGACTATCGCTATCTCGACACTGCAATCGAAGAGGCTTTACATCGCTTCGCTACCGGTTGCTACGCAATTTGGTACCCCTGCCTCTCCAGAAGAGAATCCGCTTCTCTACCGGATCACATGAAAAAGATTGCGGCAACCCACAAGCGCTCCTGGTTACAAGTTGAACTTCGGGTTGAGAATGCTCCTAAAGAGCGTCGTCTTCAGGCTAGCGGGATGTTCATCATTAATCCGCCATGGACTCTTGAAAAGCAGCTATCTGAAAGCCTACCCATTCTGGTTAAGGCACTGGGACAAGATGGTGGCGCCTCATTTGTACTAAAAAGTCTTGAGGTCTAG
- a CDS encoding Coenzyme F420 hydrogenase/dehydrogenase, beta subunit C-terminal domain, with amino-acid sequence MAGQDLIQELPYRDLCTDCGVSRTSAPKRCATACQFIQPDYPKYELSVHGRERKLENSDEVFFGAYLHMFRARLVNPLPGAQWTGIISRLCEVLLERGEVDAVITMRSDPEDRWKPSPVIVTKAEDMAECRGMKMGYAPIIQYLEQARDLGYKKVVMVGIPCQVYAARALEKELGFEKLLIIGSPCSDNTTTENFHQFLGLLSPNPEDITYLEFRADYHVELRFKNGEVQEIPFLKLPLSTLPADFFPTTCKTCVDYVNSLSDITVGYMAGTGEQWIIVRNPKGQELINLLSNELSLEPVSSAGNRLGPVKGFMKNVELAAGGLPLQRMPNFMRSIFAWVMPRFGPRGLEFAKARVEMKAIESVIHLRSIAPHKIKNMVPKATWVLLEKYEIRPSSDEIKGSREST; translated from the coding sequence TTGGCAGGACAGGATTTAATTCAAGAGCTTCCGTATCGGGACTTATGTACTGATTGTGGAGTTTCGCGCACCTCAGCCCCGAAGCGCTGCGCTACGGCCTGTCAATTTATTCAACCTGATTACCCAAAATACGAACTATCAGTTCATGGTAGAGAGCGTAAGCTAGAAAATTCGGATGAAGTATTTTTTGGGGCTTATCTCCACATGTTTAGGGCTCGACTAGTCAATCCATTGCCTGGTGCGCAATGGACAGGAATTATCAGTCGCTTATGTGAAGTGCTATTAGAGAGAGGGGAGGTTGACGCTGTTATTACCATGCGTTCTGACCCCGAGGATCGCTGGAAACCCAGCCCAGTCATCGTTACTAAAGCGGAGGATATGGCCGAGTGTCGAGGTATGAAGATGGGTTATGCGCCCATCATTCAGTATCTTGAGCAAGCAAGGGATCTGGGATATAAAAAAGTAGTGATGGTAGGAATACCTTGCCAAGTCTACGCTGCAAGAGCATTAGAAAAAGAGCTTGGATTTGAGAAGTTACTCATCATTGGATCTCCTTGCTCTGACAACACAACAACCGAAAACTTTCATCAGTTTTTAGGCTTGCTGAGTCCCAATCCTGAAGATATTACGTATTTAGAATTTAGGGCCGATTACCATGTTGAATTGAGATTTAAAAATGGTGAAGTGCAAGAGATTCCTTTTTTAAAGTTACCTCTCAGCACTTTGCCCGCAGATTTTTTCCCAACGACTTGTAAAACCTGTGTTGATTACGTCAACTCCCTATCGGATATTACGGTGGGGTATATGGCAGGCACAGGGGAGCAATGGATTATTGTTCGCAATCCAAAAGGTCAAGAGCTCATAAATCTCCTTTCTAACGAGCTATCGCTTGAACCGGTGAGTTCCGCTGGCAATCGTTTGGGTCCCGTTAAAGGCTTTATGAAAAATGTGGAGCTCGCCGCAGGGGGCTTACCATTGCAGCGGATGCCCAACTTCATGCGCAGTATTTTTGCCTGGGTAATGCCGAGATTTGGGCCTCGAGGGCTAGAGTTTGCTAAAGCGAGGGTAGAGATGAAGGCAATCGAATCGGTGATTCATTTACGTAGCATTGCGCCGCACAAAATAAAAAATATGGTGCCTAAAGCCACCTGGGTTTTGCTTGAAAAATATGAAATACGGCCTTCTAGTGATGAAATAAAGGGGTCTAGGGAAAGTACTTAA
- a CDS encoding phosphate-starvation-inducible PsiE family protein, producing the protein MKIYEWITAAEKGILILIAFFTIFSVGIEMYTVILNGKITLTDLLLMFIYAEVLGMVAAFYKYNKIPITIPIFIAITALCRLIILQGKGISTIDLIYESGAVLLLALSAIIIKKAMSTKDSEV; encoded by the coding sequence ATGAAAATTTACGAATGGATTACTGCAGCTGAAAAAGGAATCTTAATTCTCATTGCGTTTTTTACTATTTTTAGTGTCGGCATAGAGATGTATACCGTTATCCTCAACGGAAAAATTACTTTAACCGATCTGTTGCTAATGTTCATTTATGCCGAGGTGCTAGGCATGGTGGCAGCTTTTTACAAGTACAACAAGATTCCAATCACTATCCCCATCTTCATCGCCATTACTGCTCTTTGCAGGCTCATTATTTTGCAGGGTAAGGGTATTAGTACGATTGACTTAATCTATGAGAGTGGAGCGGTATTGTTGCTGGCTCTTTCAGCGATCATCATTAAAAAAGCCATGAGTACTAAAGATTCAGAGGTATAA